A region from the Lysobacter antibioticus genome encodes:
- a CDS encoding polysaccharide biosynthesis/export family protein gives MCLALLLLILPLSAAAQVAGRAASGTVSTPGTASNSAPYRIAPGDELALKFFYVPELNENVTVRPDGRIHLQLVGEVPAAELTPAELAAALKRAYAGSLRQPEVSVEVEKGFARQQVFVGGEVGRPGAQPLLPSLTVMRALIVAQGLRETAAANRVVILRRGDDGRAQVIRVDVASQSRKGADAANDPLLQPFDVVLAVPSHVSRLNKWIDQYIRRNLPVNVGFSYDLNDNRSGY, from the coding sequence GTGTGTCTTGCGCTGTTGTTGCTCATCCTGCCGCTGTCGGCGGCCGCGCAAGTCGCTGGGCGCGCCGCGTCCGGCACCGTGTCCACCCCGGGCACCGCATCGAACTCGGCCCCTTACCGCATCGCGCCGGGCGATGAACTCGCGCTCAAATTCTTCTATGTGCCCGAGCTCAACGAAAACGTGACGGTGCGGCCCGACGGTCGCATCCACCTGCAACTGGTCGGCGAAGTGCCGGCCGCCGAACTCACCCCGGCCGAACTCGCCGCCGCCCTCAAGCGCGCCTATGCCGGCAGCCTGCGCCAACCGGAGGTATCGGTCGAAGTAGAGAAGGGCTTCGCGCGCCAGCAGGTCTTCGTCGGCGGGGAAGTCGGGCGTCCCGGTGCGCAGCCGTTGTTGCCGTCGCTGACGGTGATGCGGGCATTGATCGTCGCCCAGGGCCTGCGCGAAACCGCTGCGGCGAACCGGGTGGTGATTCTGCGCCGCGGCGACGACGGCCGCGCGCAGGTGATCCGGGTCGATGTCGCCTCGCAATCGCGCAAGGGCGCCGATGCCGCCAACGACCCGCTGCTGCAGCCCTTCGACGTGGTGCTGGCGGTGCCGTCGCACGTGTCGCGCCTGAACAAGTGGATCGACCAGTACATCCGCCGGAACCTGCCGGTGAACGTCGGCTTCTCCTACGACCTCAACGACAACCGCTCGGGCTACTGA
- a CDS encoding GumC family protein, with the protein MDSAPQDAFAVPSRSRPSSAFSLRELLGTAFKDRRRIGLAFAISFALALIASLLPTTRYVSDASLLVRLGHEYVYVADTSEGNGNGGATPLMFDRSEALSAENEILASRDLIREVVVRIGMGRLYPSIAQQKDDARRPKLDQAVELFRENLDAQLLKGATVIQLRFTHPDPAIAQSALRTLVATYLDRRRAIFSDDQVRFLEGQVAGVELRLKDAEKRLAEFKQAHGIVNYEQQLGLMVQQGNDLETRLNETSQQAGTANARARTLKQIASKTPANLVQFSETLGDPQIPRQLLDLQLKEQGLSSRYLDDNPLVVNARKDVSKAESFIQQQRRTPPTTVRTGRNPVREAAELDLLRATSDESALAGSRKALQERLDQLKRRAAELTRQQSEFAGLSREQKLLEDSYANYARKLESARIAEARDQKQRTSVSVLQAASWPLKPKSVRLPILAIGFFLSLGVALIVAFLSEALRSSFLSPEKLERSFGLPVLATIPRVERG; encoded by the coding sequence ATGGACAGCGCACCGCAGGACGCCTTCGCAGTCCCATCCCGTTCGCGGCCTTCCTCGGCGTTCTCGCTGCGCGAATTGCTCGGCACCGCCTTCAAGGACCGGCGCCGGATCGGGCTCGCCTTCGCGATCAGCTTCGCGCTGGCGCTGATCGCCTCCTTGCTGCCGACCACGCGTTACGTCTCCGATGCCAGTCTCCTGGTCCGGCTCGGGCATGAGTACGTTTACGTCGCCGATACCTCCGAAGGCAACGGCAACGGCGGCGCCACGCCGCTGATGTTCGACCGCAGCGAAGCGCTGAGCGCCGAGAACGAAATCCTCGCCAGCCGCGACCTGATTCGCGAAGTGGTCGTGCGGATCGGCATGGGACGCTTGTATCCCTCGATCGCCCAGCAGAAAGACGACGCGCGCCGGCCGAAGCTAGACCAGGCGGTCGAACTGTTCCGCGAGAACCTCGACGCGCAATTGCTCAAGGGCGCGACGGTGATCCAGTTGCGCTTCACTCATCCCGACCCGGCCATCGCCCAGTCGGCGCTGCGCACCCTGGTCGCGACCTATCTCGACCGCCGCCGCGCGATCTTCTCCGACGACCAGGTGCGCTTCCTCGAAGGCCAGGTCGCCGGGGTCGAGCTGCGCCTGAAAGACGCGGAGAAACGCCTGGCCGAATTCAAGCAGGCGCACGGCATCGTCAATTACGAGCAGCAACTCGGCCTGATGGTGCAGCAGGGCAACGACCTGGAAACCCGCCTCAACGAGACCAGCCAGCAGGCCGGCACCGCCAATGCGCGCGCCAGGACCCTCAAGCAGATCGCCAGCAAGACCCCGGCCAACCTGGTCCAGTTCAGCGAAACCCTCGGCGACCCGCAGATCCCGCGCCAGCTGCTCGACCTGCAGCTGAAAGAGCAGGGGCTGAGTTCGCGCTATCTCGACGACAATCCGCTGGTGGTCAACGCGCGCAAGGACGTGTCCAAGGCCGAGTCCTTTATCCAACAGCAGCGCCGCACGCCGCCCACCACGGTGCGGACCGGGCGCAACCCGGTGCGCGAAGCCGCAGAACTGGACCTGCTGCGCGCGACCTCGGACGAGTCCGCGCTAGCCGGCAGCCGCAAGGCCTTGCAGGAACGCCTGGACCAGCTCAAGCGCCGCGCCGCCGAGCTGACCCGCCAGCAATCCGAATTCGCCGGCCTCAGCCGTGAGCAGAAACTGCTCGAAGACAGCTACGCCAACTATGCCCGCAAGCTCGAAAGCGCGCGCATCGCCGAGGCGCGCGACCAGAAGCAACGCACCAGCGTCAGCGTGCTGCAGGCCGCGAGCTGGCCGCTCAAGCCCAAGAGCGTGCGCTTGCCGATCCTGGCGATCGGCTTCTTTCTCAGCCTCGGCGTGGCCTTGATCGTCGCTTTCCTGTCGGAAGCGCTGCGTTCGAGCTTCCTTTCGCCGGAGAAACTCGAACGCAGCTTCGGCCTGCCGGTGCTGGCGACGATACCGAGGGTGGAACGCGGATGA
- a CDS encoding undecaprenyl-phosphate glucose phosphotransferase, producing the protein MRLPFSNAIFAFAKPTAIRYTVAMARLIHFVIAAAPSVLVVALLQVDQAVAVRSYLAMSMLAGLLCLLVFNSFDMYGRDMFSNLLLIRRTFVAWSASFGLMVLLHLLFRFIAEVPLELLSLWYGLSLAGFVLSRMVMLAFFQRRIRQGHFIQRSVILGMTDNAMRLADHVHHRPDVVSGLIGYIDDRAVHRLREAPPPSLPHLGGLDALESLVRDGCVDQILVALPAGAQGRNEALAQRLRRLSVQVLLIPDMSTFRFAHRSMVPVGGVPMFVVAEPPLQGWSPVYKRCEDLILSSLALLVLSPLLLLVAAAVKLDSPGPVLFRQKRYGYNQRLIEVYKFRSMHHHLRDAHAERQTGRDDPRVTRVGRFIRKTSLDELPQLFNVLGGSMSLVGPRPHATATKAANVLFEDAVEEYVARHRVKPGITGLAQINGYRGETDTLEKIQKRVEYDLEYIENWSLWLDLSILLRTVPAVLSAEAAY; encoded by the coding sequence ATGCGACTTCCGTTTTCCAACGCCATATTCGCCTTCGCCAAACCGACGGCGATCCGCTACACGGTAGCGATGGCGCGCCTGATCCATTTCGTCATCGCCGCGGCGCCGAGCGTGCTCGTGGTGGCCTTGCTGCAGGTCGATCAGGCGGTGGCGGTGCGCAGCTATCTGGCGATGTCGATGCTCGCCGGACTGTTGTGCCTGCTGGTGTTCAACAGCTTCGACATGTACGGCCGCGACATGTTCAGCAACCTGTTGCTGATCCGCCGCACCTTCGTCGCCTGGAGCGCATCGTTCGGGCTGATGGTGCTGTTGCACCTGCTGTTCCGTTTCATCGCCGAGGTGCCGCTGGAGTTGCTGTCGCTGTGGTATGGGCTGAGCCTGGCCGGCTTTGTGTTGAGCCGGATGGTCATGCTGGCGTTCTTCCAGCGGCGCATTCGCCAGGGCCATTTCATCCAGCGCTCGGTGATCCTGGGCATGACCGACAACGCCATGCGCCTGGCCGATCACGTCCATCACCGCCCGGACGTGGTCTCGGGCCTGATCGGCTACATCGACGACCGCGCCGTGCATCGCCTGCGCGAAGCGCCGCCGCCGTCGCTGCCGCACCTGGGCGGCCTGGATGCGCTGGAAAGCCTGGTCCGCGACGGCTGCGTCGACCAAATCCTGGTGGCCTTGCCGGCCGGCGCCCAGGGCCGCAACGAGGCCCTGGCCCAGCGTCTGCGCCGCTTGTCGGTGCAGGTGCTGCTGATCCCCGACATGAGCACCTTCCGCTTCGCCCACCGCAGCATGGTGCCGGTCGGCGGGGTGCCGATGTTCGTCGTCGCCGAGCCGCCGCTGCAGGGTTGGTCGCCGGTCTATAAGCGCTGCGAGGACCTGATCCTGTCCTCGCTGGCCTTGCTCGTCTTGTCGCCCTTGCTGCTGTTGGTCGCGGCCGCGGTCAAGCTCGATTCGCCCGGGCCGGTGCTGTTCCGGCAGAAGCGCTACGGCTACAACCAGCGCCTGATCGAGGTCTACAAGTTCCGTTCCATGCATCACCACCTGCGCGACGCGCACGCCGAGCGCCAGACCGGTCGCGACGATCCGCGCGTGACCCGGGTCGGCCGTTTCATCCGCAAGACCAGCCTCGACGAACTGCCGCAACTGTTCAACGTGCTCGGCGGCAGCATGTCCCTGGTCGGGCCGCGCCCGCATGCCACTGCGACCAAGGCCGCGAACGTGCTGTTCGAGGACGCGGTGGAGGAATACGTCGCTCGCCATCGGGTCAAGCCCGGCATCACCGGCCTGGCCCAGATCAACGGCTATCGCGGCGAAACCGACACCCTCGAGAAAATCCAGAAGCGCGTCGAGTACGACCTGGAATACATCGAGAACTGGTCCCTGTGGCTGGACCTGTCGATCCTGCTGCGCACCGTGCCGGCGGTGCTGTCGGCCGAAGCGGCTTATTAA
- a CDS encoding glycoside hydrolase family 5 protein codes for MSASSPPAPHRHRRTATRRAFRLAGVLLGLMVATAAHAQSLQRGINLSRWLEASGGPALTAQELRRLHEAGFDHVRLPVDPVALGWSPQRGPQLSGLARLRGAVDAALEARLDVIVDLHPNEQTKQAIEAEAQWSDGYIAMWRVLAGEFKRTPTKRVVFELFNEPGYYGIAGGYLWSRYQRRLVGAVREVLPAHALIVSGRKGGSLEGLVELDPLDDPNLIYSFHYYLPYIFTHQGASWMQGDRWTTAGHWRDVRYPALQARLKLPRSDGKVAAERATDELAEYFQSGWNRRRIAAQWQPLAAWAREHGVRVHCGEFGVIRDGVDPVSRYAWIGDVRALAERNGWGWSLWNYADDFGIASGSNTEGRERGELEAPALRALGLSRLEQGRLEQGRRAR; via the coding sequence ATGAGCGCGTCTAGCCCGCCGGCACCGCATCGACACCGCCGCACCGCCACCAGGCGCGCGTTCCGCCTCGCAGGCGTGTTGCTTGGGCTGATGGTCGCCACCGCGGCGCATGCCCAGTCGCTGCAACGCGGCATCAACCTCAGCCGCTGGCTCGAAGCCAGCGGCGGGCCGGCGCTGACGGCGCAGGAGCTGCGCCGGCTGCACGAGGCCGGTTTCGACCACGTGCGCCTGCCGGTCGATCCGGTCGCGCTGGGCTGGTCGCCGCAACGCGGGCCGCAGCTGAGCGGACTCGCGCGCTTGCGCGGTGCCGTCGATGCGGCGCTGGAGGCGAGGCTCGACGTGATCGTCGACCTGCACCCGAACGAGCAGACCAAGCAGGCGATCGAAGCCGAGGCGCAATGGTCGGATGGCTACATCGCGATGTGGCGGGTCCTGGCCGGGGAATTCAAGCGCACGCCGACCAAGCGGGTCGTATTCGAGCTGTTCAACGAACCGGGCTATTACGGCATCGCCGGCGGCTACCTGTGGAGCCGTTATCAGCGGCGCCTGGTCGGCGCAGTGCGCGAGGTGCTGCCGGCGCATGCGCTGATCGTCAGCGGCCGCAAGGGCGGCAGCCTGGAAGGTCTGGTCGAACTCGATCCGCTCGACGATCCGAACCTGATCTACAGCTTCCATTACTACCTGCCTTACATCTTTACCCACCAGGGCGCGAGCTGGATGCAGGGCGACCGCTGGACCACCGCCGGGCATTGGCGCGACGTGCGCTATCCGGCATTGCAGGCGCGGCTCAAGCTGCCGCGCAGCGACGGCAAGGTCGCGGCCGAGCGCGCCACCGACGAGCTCGCCGAGTATTTCCAGAGCGGTTGGAACCGCCGGCGCATCGCCGCGCAATGGCAACCGCTGGCGGCCTGGGCGCGCGAGCACGGTGTGCGTGTGCATTGCGGCGAGTTCGGGGTGATCCGCGACGGCGTCGACCCGGTCTCGCGCTATGCCTGGATCGGCGATGTGCGCGCCCTGGCCGAGCGCAACGGTTGGGGCTGGTCGCTGTGGAACTATGCCGACGATTTCGGCATCGCCAGCGGCAGCAACACCGAAGGCCGCGAGCGCGGCGAACTCGAGGCGCCGGCGTTGCGTGCGCTGGGACTGAGCAGGCTGGAGCAGGGCCGGTTGGAGCAGGGCCGGCGCGCACGATGA